GACCTGCCCGGAGTGAAGGAAGGAATTACAGGAATCGTCCAGCTGCAACTCCATATGACCACCCTAGCAGGGGTGGTCGCCCATCTTCCTTTGAGCGCTACTAAGCCCTATATAGTGGATGAGTATCCGGAATTCGTTAGGTGTTTTAGCACTAGTCTTAGTACTTTTGGTTTTCGGTTAGTTCATTGTGCCAGACTAAAAAATTATCACTTTATTGCCTTTTTATTACGGGAAGTTGTATGTAGACGCACCGCTGCTATGAACAGGAGGTTAATGGTTGCAGTATGTTTTACACAgttcttgtttttttgtttgaccGCAATGGATACATATGGAGACGaagtgaagaaatgaaaaaaatgcAGAATCCACAATTGTCTTGTTTCTACAAAAATTGCACATTTGACTTCTACATTATCTCTTCTTGTTGTCAAAAAGCCCAAACCACAATTTCTTGTTGTCAAAAAGCCCAAACCACAATTTGTTATTGTAAAAAATTGCACATTGCTTGCGGCTTTATTGGGAACTGGGTGATGGCTAATACACTGGATTAAGAGCTTAAAGCGTGGGGTTGTTGTGGCTTCATTTCTGACAGTTCTCGGGGTTTGGTTGGTAGGTGAAACTCATCAGGATTGCTCGGATTTAGTTCGTGGTGGTTTGAGTTTCAATTTGACGGTAATAGTTACCGGTTTGGTGCTCGGATGACTATGACTCCATGATTGGTAGTGGGTGTACTCGTGAGGGAGTAGAAAGAGATGGTGAGAATGGGGTGGAAAGAGCAAAGATCTAGAAAACACAGTCGACTTAAATCGGGGTGAGATTAATAAAGTTCGGGGGTGTGACTAAAATATTTCTTTAGAGTAAGCTTATAATTGATGGGACGAAGACATGGCCCAGATCGTGATTGTCATAAGGCCCATTCGATGAGTTATAAATATGATGCTCTGCCCAAATCCAAGTATCTCATTCCCTCAACATCCGCGAGAAGAGGAAGCGAGAGCAGATTGGGCGAAAATGGGGGGCGGCATGGAAGCGAACAAGAACAAGTTCATCGAGGATTGGGGCACTCTAAGAGAGAATGTGGAGTACAACATCCGTTGGAATCGCCGCACTCTTTCTCTCGTTGGGATCTTCGGCATCGTGGTTCCAGTCTTAGTCTACAGGGGCATCGTCAAAGAATTCgtaaaattctctctctctctgtctctctctttctgtttATAGTTATATCTAATTTCGTTATTGATTGGTTTTATTTCAATCTGATCCATTGTTATTCGGAATCGGCCCTTAAGAACTGTGCATCTTGGAGTTCGGATTTTAAATTCGGATTGACTATTTCAAAAGACCTCGTAATATTTACTCCCCTTTCGGTTGAATCTAAGATTCAAGTCGGAGGAGCTGAAAACTTCAGTTTGGATTTTAAAAGAGCCTAGAGTAGATGATGGTTTTGGGGAGATTTGCAAGTAGAAGTGTACTTTAGCTTAGTGGTGGGATGATCTATGGCTAGACGAATTGTCAACTTCTTCAAAAAAATAACTTGAGAATTTGTTTTGAGTATAAGAGTTGATGCGAGTCTTTAGCTCTGCTCATAACCTAGCAGAATGGAGGAATGGGATTTATCTCGTTGTCTCTACTACTATAGGATTTATGCATTGTCagaatctgtttttttttttttcccctattgCATAGTAAGAGCGTCAAATTGCAGTTAGAAATTACAATTGTGGTTGGATAATGAAGAATTCCTTCAAATAAGATTTGATTGTGCAGAAATAGAATTCTCAAGAAGTGATAGATGTGTTTCATTTGAAGCTTTGCTATGCTTAAGTGCCTCTTTAACTCTAGTATTGgattcttactttttttttggtatactaattgattatttatgattCAACTTCTGTTCATGCTGACAAACATAACAATTAGTTGCATGGTCCATTCTATGAGTCAGTGGACTGCTATTTCAATCTTGTACTAGCACACATCAAATGTATCTCTTACACATATAATTTTTGAGCCGAGATCTAAGGAGTTGCATTTAATTTGGTTTCCTGAACTTGAAGTAATTACTATTGTCTTTCTCTGCTCTTGATGTGTGTGAATGTTTAGATGTAGTATTATATATGTGGAGTGAACCTCTACCTATAACTTTCTCCTGCAAAGAAATGGTGTCTATGGTGTATGGTCTCAATCTTTTGATTGATACTTTGGTAGGGGATTCTACATTGTTCATTCATTGAGTCCATTGTTAGAAATGGAGGGCTTTTCGTACTTGTTTCATAATCGTCAATGCTCTGTTTCCGGAGATGGTAGTGAGATTCTTTTATAGTTATGATTGTGTATGAACTTCTCCTCAAAAACTTTTGCTGATAGTACAAAATTTTTTATCCCTTGTTCATTCATCCCTCAAATAATAGTGTACGCAGCATATGTGAGTTACAGACTTCCCAGTAGTCCTAATTCTTTAAGgacttagactcttaagaaaCTTAAGATTTCAATTTGGAGTAGACTAGGATTGAcatgaaaaaaatattgtaataaTAGAAACTAGTTTTTTGCATCTAGAAACTTTTGACAAGCAATCCGAGAAACTTGTTTCATATATTTTAAAAGGGATCTGGATGTGTGCCAGCAGAAGCACGTAATTTCAggccatgattttttttcccggttcgaaccttttttcttcttttgcattTTTGGGAAGTCTTTGTAATTTGCACCAATATGTTAAAGGGTTAAAGTGTACAAGTCATCCTTATGTTACTGCAAAATTTTGGATCATGCAGTGTTGTCAAAGGTGCGCCTAAGcgcaaggaaaaagaaaatggctaagataaattaaaaattaataatgagATCAAAATAAGAATGAAATGTACACTTTAACCCTTATGAAAGTTAATTCTGATACCCTAATGAAAGTTCAATTCTGATAATTACCATGTATTTGCCAATGAGTATTGTAACTTTCTGGTGACTTTGGTGACAGCATATGCAAGATGATGAAGCAGGCAGACCACGCCGGAACTTTGGTTTTGActataaaaaatatatgttgTCGGAGGAGTAGAAGTGGGTTTTCAACCACAATGTATTCCTGTTATTCAGTTTGGTAActgctcttttctttttttcacatGTGGACTCTGGGAAGTTTGTTTTGTAGTTCTACTCGTTTACTGGCAAATCTAATAAAAGTAGTTGATGCTGCTTtgctttatttcatttttgtcaaGCATTGTTTGCAGTTGCACATTCATTGATTTGATTAAAGGTATGCTTGGCAGGGGCGTTCCTAAGCTTTGGGGAGAGGACAGGGAGCATTCCAATGCacaagagggtatttttgtagTGGAATGCTCCCTTACCCTCCCCACCCCCAACTCTCGTTAACCCCCTTGCCAAGCATTGCCTAACtataatgttttatgttttaagaATTGTGTCAGCCAGTTtagcttagcttttgtactGTATGGGTTCCATATTAAATACTGAGACTGGGAAAGAACTGTCCTATGTTACTAAAGATCGttgattttcttgttttagGCTGCGGCAATCTAGCTGAAGGGTGTT
This genomic window from Tripterygium wilfordii isolate XIE 37 chromosome 9, ASM1340144v1, whole genome shotgun sequence contains:
- the LOC120004948 gene encoding uncharacterized protein LOC120004948, with the translated sequence MGGGMEANKNKFIEDWGTLRENVEYNIRWNRRTLSLVGIFGIVVPVLVYRGIVKEFHMQDDEAGRPRRNFGFDYKKYMLSEE